The segment ACCGTCCATGGCAGACGTTGGCTCGTCCAGCAACAACAAACTCGGGGCCAGTATCAGGGCGCGGACGATCGCTGCAATCTGACGTTCGCCGCCAGAGAGTTCACGCTGTGATTTGGCGAGAAACTTGTCGCCGCGACCTAGCTGTTGGATCTGTTTCAGTGCCACGGAGCGATCGAAGGTTTTGTCAGCGTGTGCTGCAAACGAAAAGGGCGTTGAGAGAAAGTCTTCGACCGTTCCGTCCGAATCGGCACTTCGCTGAGGCACGTACATCACCTCGCCGCGGAACCCGGGGACGCGACTGCCCGAGATTTTCTCACGTTGCCACTCGACGTAGCCTTCGTCTACCGACTGCAGCATCGCCAGCGACTTCAACAACAGCGATTTGCCGCTGCCGGAAGGCCCCACGAGCGCGACTCGGTTTCCAGATTCGACCGTCAGCGAGACGTTGCGAAAAATCCATGTTCCGTCGAAAGCGATGCCGAGATTGTGGGCGATGAGAGACATGTTGTTTCCGATTTGATCGTGCAAAATGCCATGACTCAAAGCCGTAACCTCACTGCCGCAATCCTGTCGGGCGTTAGTTTCCTTTAATGAAAAACGGCATCAGATCCCAACCGTTGGGCATGGAAAGCCCGCTGGCGGCGCAGGTTTTCTCGCAGTAGTTTTCCGCTGCATCGGGCTCGACGCCATTTCCGGCAATCGTGAAGGGCACATCGCCGTGAGTGTGCGTTTTGGTGCTGAGATAGGTCGGATGGTCAGGCGTGACGAGTAAACGGAACTCTTCGCCGGAAGCTTTCAAGTGCTCCAGGATCGGCCCAACAATTTTCCCATCGATCTCTTCGAGCGATTTGACTTTCTTCTCCAGATCACCTTCGTGAGACGACTCGTCGGGCGCTTCGACGTGCACGCAAACCAGATCGTAATTTGACAGCGCGTCGATCGCGTACTTTCCTTTTGCCGCGTAGTCCGTATCGGTGTAGCCCGTCGCCCCGGGGACTTCGATGCGATCCCAACCGACCAATGCAGCCAAACCGCGGAGCAAGTCGACCGCTGTGATCATGGCTCCTTTGACGCCGTGGATCTGTTCAAACGGAGCCAGATTCGGTTTCTGCCCAAGCCCCCACAGCCAAACATTGGAGGCCGTGGGCTTGGAGTCTGCGGCGCGTTTCTGGTTGACTTCGTGACCCTCGAACCAGTCGTGACTTTGCTGCATCAACTCAACCAACAGATCGCTGCCTGGGCCGCGAGGAAAGTCTTCCGCAACGGACTTGTCGGTCAGATCGTGAGGCGGCGTGGCACGAGTTTCCTGGCTAAACGGAGCAGGATTGCCTGCGGTTGGGCGGAACATCAACAGGTTCCGATAACTGACGCCAGGGATGAACTCCAGCCGCGAATCGGTCACGTTTTCCTGAGCCGTCTGCAGCAGCGTTTTGGCCTCATCGGACGAAATATGGCCCGCTGTGAAGCTCTTCATTGTTTGGTCTTCGACGTTGACCAGGTTGCAGCGGATGCACCAGTCGTCTTCTCCCAACTCGATCCCCTGAGCGGCGGCTTCGAGTGGCGCACGACCGGTGTAATTTTCCAGCGGGCTATAGCCCAACAGGCTCATGTTCGCGACGCTGCTACCGGCCGGAAGATGTTTCGGCGTGTGGTTGGCGAGTCCGACAATCCCGTCTCGTGCGAGCGAATCCATTGCCGGTGTGTTGGCGGATTCGAGCGGAGTTTTCCCGCCAAGCGATTCCTGGGGTTCGTCAGCGCAGCCGTCGGGGATGATGATGACGTATTTCATGACTTGTAGCCGTTGAGTCGAAAACAGAGAAGCGTTCGCGCAGATTGTATCGGTCGGTCGCCCCGAGTTACAGGCGGTTGCCGCGGAGAACTGAGCTGATCAAGAACTTGTGAATCGTCGTTCAGCCATGAGCCGCATTCTCTCACGCGGAACCAGCAAACAGCACTAGATTCAACAGCGCCGAAGGCTAATCCAGAATCTTGAAAGTCTCAGCCACGGCGTCGATCGCGTCCACGGACTTCAGTTCTTCGAGCGCTGTATCGACGGCGGATTGTGAAGTATTCTTCGTCACAATCACGACCGGCACGATACCTTCTTTGGACAGGTCAACATCGTGTTGGTAGACCGACGCGATCGAAATCCCGTTTCGTCCAAGCGCCCCTGAGATCTTCGAAAGCACACTCGGCACGTCCTGAACGTTGAACCGAAGATAGTATCGACTGACCAGGCTTCCGACGTCCGCCAAGCCAACGCGTTCGTGACCTTTGGCCCACAGCTCAAGCGTTTCGAATGTGATTGAAGTACGTCCAACTGCTGTGTCGATCAAGTCCGCGACCACCGCAGAGGCTGTCGGCATCTGACCGGCGCCTTGTCCTTGAAAGAACACCGGGCCAACGGCGTCGCCAACGACTCCGACGGCGTTGTAGTTGGCGCGAACTTCGGCAAGCGGCTGGCCGATCTTGACGAGCATCGGAGAGACGTCGAGCGCCAAACCGCTTTCGGTTAGCCGGGCAAGGGCGATCAGCTTGATGCGATAGCCGAGATGCTTGGCGTACTTGAAATCCACCGCCTGCAAGCCATCAATTCCACGACGCGGAATCTGCGACCAGTCAACGCGAGCCCCAAAAGCCAGATGCGCGAGGATCGCCAGTTTCTGGGCCGCGTCCGTTCCATCGACGTCCATCGTCGGATCGGCTTCCGCGTAACCCAGCTGCTGGGCTTCGGCGACGGTGACCGAATAGTCGGCTCCTTCGGCGTCCATTTTGGACACGATGAAGTTACAGGTGCCGTTGAGAATTCCCTGCAACGATTCAATCTGATTGGCCGACAGACACTGACTGATATTGGCAATGATCGGAATGCCGCCAGCGACAGAAGCCTCGAAAGCGATCGAGCGACCCAACTCCCGGGCGCGATCGAATAACTCGGGACCGTGTTGGGCAAGGAGAGCTTTGTTGGCCGTGACGACATCCTTGCCGCTTTCAAGCAGCTGCAACATAATCGACTTTGCAGGCTCGATGCCTCCGATCAACTGCACGACCACGCTGACTTCCGGATCATCGATCACACGTTGCAGATCGTCGGTCAGAACGCCTTCGGGAAGCTCCACATCACGAGCTTTTTCCAGGTCCCGCACAACGGCATGAGTCAACCACAGCGTTCGGCCGGCGTGTCGGGCCGTGCGGTCTCCGTGGTCGAGCAATAATCTGGCAACGCCCGCACCGACGGTCCCCATTCCGACAATCGCGACTCCCGTTTTTTCCATTTGTGACGTCTCAGACATTGAAGCGGTGATTTCTGGTGATGGGTAACGGTAATCCGTAGATGATGCGACGATGCTATCGAGAGGAAACTGGTAGCTCAACCGTGAATTGACATGCTCAGCCAAATTGAAGAAATTTCGAACCGAATCACGAGCCAACCATGATCCCCGCAAAAATTTTTCTGGCCCTGACCGGTGTGCTTTATCTTGGGCTGGCCCTTTGGTGCACCGTGGATCCAAAAACGACGTCGGAGGAAGTCGGGTTTCAGCTACAGCAGGGTTCCGGTCAGTCAGAGTTCGTCACCGTATACGGCGGGCTGGAATTCGCATTGGCGTTGATCCTGCTGATGCCGCTGCTGTGGAGCGACGCCGTCCGATTTTCGCTGATCAGCTGCCTGACCGTTCATGCGTGTCTGGTTTTGTTTCGAACGATCGCCTATTTTCGGTTTGAAGGAATCGGCTCGTTCACTCATCGACTCGCGATCGGTGAATGGGTTATCCTGTTGGTTTCAGTAGCCATACTGCTAACTTTGAAACCACCACGGTAAATGAAAATTTCATGAGCAAACGTATCATCGCCGTCCTCCCCGGCGACGGAATCGGAGAAGAAGTTACCGCCGAAGCGGTTCGAGTCATCGAAAAACTGAACGCCGCGACGGATGCCGGCTTTGAGTGCGTGCACGTGCCTGTGGGCGGAACCGCTTATGATTTGCACGGCACGCCGCTGCCTGAAGATACTCTTTCGACGGCGAGAGACGCTAACGCGATTCTGTTGGGCGCCGTTGGAGGCCCGAAGTGGGAATCGGCTCCTCGAGAACTTCGACCGGAGCGGGCGCTGCTGGGACTGAGAAGCGAGTTGAGTCTGTTTTCAAATCTGCGTCCGGCGATTCTTTATCCCGAACTGGCGGATGCGTCGACGCTGAAACCGGAAGTCGTTTCCGGGCTGGACATCATGATCGTCCGCGAACTTACCGGAGGCATCTACTTCGGCGGGCCGCGCGGCATCGAGACCGTCGACGGACAGCGACGCGGATTCAACACAATGGAGTACACCGAATCAGAGATTAAACGAATCGCACATTCTGCTTTTCGGGCCGCCATGCAGCGAGACAAAAGGCTCTGTTCGGTCGATAAAGCCAACGTTCTTGAAGTTTCGGAACTATGGCGCGAAGTCGTCACCAAAATCTCCAGCGAGTATCCGCAAGTCGAACTTTCGCACATGTACGTCGACAATGCCTGCATGCAACTGGTCCGTGCACCGAAACAGTTTGACGTTATTCTGACCACCAATATGTTCGGCGACATTCTTTCCGATGCGGCCTCGATGCTGACCGGTTCGATTGGCATGCTGCCGTCGGCGTCACTCAACGCGGACGGAAAAGGCATGTACGAACCTGTTCACGGTTCGGCGCCGGACATCGCAGGGCAGGGGATCGCAAACCCGCTGGCAACGATCCTTTCGGTCGCCATGATGCTTCGCTACACGTTCACCGAGAACGCGATGGCAGACAAAATCGAAGCCGCTGTTCAGCGAGTTCTGGCCAATGGATTGCGAACGGCTGACCTTGCCCGCGAAGGCGAAACTCCGGTGACGACATCGGAAATGGGACAAGCCGTTTTGGATGAACTTGTTTAGCGACGAACTGGAACAGCATGACACGACCTTCGATTCCGCCGTCTGGCGAATGCAAACAGGATCCGGACCGCGAACAGTGTCCGCTGGTCTGTAAGTACAACCACTACGAATCCGAAGAAGACGACCTGACGATCGACGCCTGGGAACTGAAGTGCCTTGAATGCGGTTGGCGCGATACGATCGGCACTCGCAGCGACGAACCGGACCCGGACGCAAAACCTGACTTTGATCCGACCGTCTGTCCGTTCTGCAAAGTCAGTGGACTCAAACCTGGCAAGAATCCTTGTGCCGATTGCGTCAGCGATCAGCCAGGATAGTTTCCTGATGCCATGCGTGCTTCGACATCCGCTGGATCGTGCCCGTCAGCGACGAGCTTGAACGCATGTTTGACTTCCGGGTTGAAGTAAACAATGTTGCCCCAGATACACAACCCCAGCGATGTCGGGATGCAATAGCACGTCACCACATTCAGCATTCCCAAAAAGTGCGACGTGATTCCGAGCGCGTAACTTTTCAAATACAGCCCACGCACTCCGGCAAAGATTCGCACGATGCCAGCGACAATTGCGACACCGCCGCCAACTCCGTAAATCAGTCCGAACATCATTTGCATCATCTGCTGCTGCTCGGCAGGAATCGCCGGCCCGCCTCCGCCTTGCTGATTCATGATCATGTTCGGCATGACGAAGCCCATCGCGATGTATCCGATTCCGAGCAAAATCTCGAGGGAACCTTGAATGATCATGCAAATGCAAAGCGGTTTCATCTGACGTAGATACGCTCCTCCTGACCCCATCGACATCGGGCCCGGCTGATAGCCTGGGTTGGGCAGAGGAGTCGTATACGGATTGTCGCCTTTGAACTGGTCGTCGCTCATATCAGCCTACACGTAAAAAACACTGGACTCGAATATCGTACCGAAATCCTCTGACGCGTGTTTCTTCACATTTTCACCCCTACACCATGAGCAAAAGCAAACTAAGATGTCACCTTCCTGTAATTACCTTTGGGGAGGCACGGCGTGACAGCAAAGAAGACCAAACACCAACAAATTCTGGAATACGTCCGTCAAGCCATCCTTGGGGGGACATACCAGGCCGGTGACCGGTTACCAACTGATGGACAGCTGATGCGACAATTCAGCACTTCTCGGCCGACTGTTGCCCGCGCCATGCGGGACCTTGAGATGGAAGGCTACCTCGAACGGCGGGCCGGATCTGGCTCGTTCGTTCGCGTCCCAGCCCAAACCAAACCCAGCTTAATCGGCATCCTGACTCCCGAAGTCGGCGAACACGAACTGTTCCAACCGATCTGCAGCGAGATTGCACTGCAGTGCCAAAAGCACAACCTCAGCCTGCTGTGGGCTGACTCGGCGGGCAACGGAGACGGAGCGATTGACCACGAACGAAACGCCTACGATCTCTGCCAGCGATACATCAGTCTGGGCGTTGCCGGCGTTTTCTTCACGCCTGTTGAGTTCTCTGAAAAGATGTTGGTTGCGAATCGCGAAATCGCAGAACAACTCGACGCCAACGGGATCTCTGTCGTTTTGCTCGACCGCGACATCGAACGACTTCCGAAACGAAGTCGTTTTGACCTGGTCGGAATCGATAACTTTCGTGCGGGATGCACGCAAGCCGATCACATGCTCAATCTGGGCTGCAAGCGGATCGGCTATGTCTCGCGGGAAGTCTCCGCCCCGACGATTGACCTGCGAATTGCCGGGTTTCGGCATGCCATGTCCATGCGTGGCATCGACGCCAAAAACACACTTGAGTTCTGCGGCGATCTCGAAGATTCCGCGTTCATCAACTCCATTGTCGAACAGTCGCCCGAAGCGATTATCTGTGCCAACGACACGACAGCCATGATGCTGATGCGATCTCTGCTGCAGCTTGGCATTAAGATCCCTGACGACATTCGCATGATCGGAATTGATGACGTAAAGATTGCTTCCATGGCGATGGTGCCACTGACAAGCATCCATCAACCCTGCCGCGCGATCGGAAGCGCTGCCGTCAACACGATGGTCCGGCGAATCGAGAACCGAAAAATGTGCGCTCACGACATTCACGTTGACGTCGAACTGGTCGTCCGCGATTCATGCGGCGCTGCAAAATCTGGCTAGCGGCACCGCAAAGAATCGGGCCATGCGTGCCCCGCAGTACAGCCAGATTTCAACGGCACTCGGTCCTGAAATGCAGATCGGCGCGTTCGCACCCCCGGTATTGCCAGCACTTTCACACGGACACTTGCGAGCCAACTGGCAATAACCAATCTTCAAACCTGAATTGCGGCAACCCAAGCAATCACATTGCAGCTTATTTGCAGGACACTTGGTAAATGTGACTAAACTTGCTTCAATACGGCTCGGAGTTGGAAAATGAGCGTTGCTGGTGGCAGAAAACCCTACTCATGGGCCGCGTCATCGGGTAGACAGCCACATTCAACGGGCGGTAAGCAGCCTCTATTTACTCTATGGGCAACATTCTCCCCCACTAACAACCTGCAAACACAGCAATTGCTTTGAAAAACAGATCCCTGCGGAGCATAATCCACCATTGAAAAGCCCTAATCGATATATTTCCAGCGTTCTCTAATTCCATTTTTCGCGAGGAAAGATTATGACGTCTCTACAAAAGCGACGTGGCTTCACGCTGGTCGAATTGCTGGTGGTCATTGCGATCATCGGCATTCTGATTGGCATGTTGTTGCCCGCTGTTCAACAGGTTCGTGAAGCTGCCAGGCGAACCCAATGTCTGAACAATGTCCGACAACTCGGGCTCGCTTGTCTGAACTTCGAATCAGCTCACATGAAGTTCCCAACTTCTGGCTCGACCCTTGATTCACGCTGGACCGACAATTTCGGTGACAATCCTGCGTACAGTATTGAAACCGCGACCTTTTCGTTTCAGATCCTGCCATTCATTGAGCAGAACAACCTTCACGCACTCCGAAGCGAATACGGCTGGGGAGGTGCGATTCCTGGCCTGAGCACTCGCGTCGAAGACACTCCAGTCCCTGCATTTATTTGCCCGTCCCGCGGTGCGCGGATTTGGGGAACGAATGAAGGAGCAACATGGGCCTGCCTCGATTACTCCAGCGTCGGTCGAACATACCCAGGCTGGCACCCAAGTGACCGAACTCCAGTCGCACCGGACTGGGCTTGGGCCAACGCGAACGGCCAAGCTCAATTTGCCTGGGATGCCGATGAATCGTCCAACCAGTATTGGGCGGGGATCATCGCCAAGGGTGGAAAGCTCAACGATGGAAATCTTGCACGACACGCGAAAATTGGATTCGGGGCGATCACTGACGGCTCCACGAATGTAATTCTTCTTATGGAGAAGTCGATTGACGCTACCAAGTACTCTGGCGTTCACTCTCCAGCATGGCAAATCATCGGTGAAGCCTACGGTCAGTTCACGCAGCAAAACCACTCGAACAATCGTTACTGCCAACCCCTCAAGGGCGACGGTGACCTTCGAGCTGAACCAAGCTATGGTGCAACGACGATTAACGAGCAGGGGAACGGTGGTCCTCACCCGGGAACAACAACAGCAGTTCTCGGCGACGGCTCAGCTCACTCGTTCAATACGGACATGAGCTGGAGTGTGCTCTGGGATCTTTCACTTCGTGCGGACGGTGCGGTCGTAAACCACGACGACTTCTAGTCGTGCAGTCCAATAATTATAACGACCCACTTTCGATTCAGTTCGAAAGTGGGTTTTTTTCTTACGAGGTGAATTCATGAACAAATCAAAATCGATACTGCTATACGTGACTATTGCTGCAATTATGTTTGCCGGTCTTGGCCTGTCTGGATGTGGCGATGGTGATTCCGTGTCAAACAAAATCAAGGCTGCAAACAAGGGTAACATTCGACGTTTGCGTAATTGCTATGCCATGTACCTGGACCTGAACAGGTACAAGGGCCCCAAGGACGAAAAGGAGCTCATGGACTTTCTCAAGTCGGACGCGAACGCCGCAAGCCGCTTGGAGAGAATGGGAATCCCAATTGAAGAGCTCGACGACATGCTCGTTAGCGAACGCGACGGTCAGCCATTTAAAGTTCGCTGGGGCCTCGACGGAATCAACGACCATGCAATCGTGTTTGAATCCGAAGGTGTGGACGGCAAATATCTTGTCGCATTCGCCACACCACGCGAGCTTGAGAAAGATGAATACGACGATTACTGGACTGGAAAACTTAAAGGACTCGGGCCTGGAGACATCCAGAACATGAACGAGGACCAGGAAAGTCAAACGATCGAGTAGACAGACATACAGACAACGAGGAATCAAGGAAGCTGCCCAATTGGGCAGCTTTTTCTATTTGGTCAGTCGACAGTTCTGTTCTCGAAGATCCGTACTTTTCCATCGTTGACAGCAAAAGCAAGATCGACATCTCCGTCGTTGTCAAAATCTGCAGCCGCCACACAGGTGGCCGGACCCTCAACGACAACGCCGCTGCTCTGAGGCCACATGCAACTGAACTGAATTCCCGCCTCTTTACTTTCGCCACGCAGGATCCAGCCAAGTCCGCCATCCATGAATCCGGTCTCGACCTGAGAAGCGAAAAAGTTGTTCGCAATCGCCATGTCATCCACTCCATCCCCATCGAAATCCGCAACGACAGTTCCGTTTGCCGGGCTGATCTGTGCAAGCCGCGGTAAACTTTGACGAATGAATCGCCCTTCGTCGTTGATGAAAATCGCGCTTTCAAGTGAGTTCACTTCGACAAATGGCTGTTGCGAAATCGACGGCTCGTAGATGTCCGCCAAAGAGGCAATTGCGAAATCATGGTAGGTTTTGAATTTGTCTTCCAGAAACGGCATGCAATGAGTACTGCAACTTCTCCCTCGCACGGGTAGTTCAACATCGCCTTCGAACTTTGACTCGACCAAATCGAGCGTTCCATTCTCGTCAAAATCCGCAAAGTAAATTCGGTGGGGATGCTTCGAGTCGGCATGATACTTCGTATTCAGTCCCTGGTTCGCGGCGATCAGATCGACATCGCCATCTCCATCAAAATCCGTTGCCAGGATATGATTCCACCAACCTTTGAAGTCGCTCAATCCAAGTTCGCTGGTCTGATCAGAGAACCCTTTCCCCTCTTCGTTCCTGAAGACGGTGACTGCCCCCCACTCAAGAGCCAACACCAAATCCATCCAACCATCGCCATCGATATCCGTGCAGGATGCGTGCGTGACCAATCGGGGACTGGAAAAGGCATCTCCCATTTGAGACGTTGTCTCGACGAACTTCCCATCGTCATTCCGCAGTAGATGACTGGCTGTCGCGACCGGGTATTGTCCAGGAATTGCATATGACCCGAGGAACAAATCCAGATCGCCATCGTTGTCAAAATCGCCAGCCGTCACGGCTCTTGTGCTGTCCGACAAACGTGGCAGCGCGTCCAAGTCACGCTCAAACTTACCCTCACCCAAATTGCGATATAGCCGATCCTGATACTCGGCTGAACCGGGCGAATGTTCATTGCCGCCGCTGGTGACCAATAAATCCGGATCTCCATCTGAGTCCGCGTCAAAAAACAGAACAGCCATATCTTCGAATTGATCGTCAACAGACCACGGACCGTCTGCCTTCACAAAGTTGGTTCCACCCACATTCATGTAAAGCTGCCCGGATTGACCGGCGGCACCGGTACAGAACAAATCCGCAAAGCCATCGTCGTTCACATCAGCCCACGCAACGGCGCTGCCGAGCCTCGAAGGCTGAAACGGAAGAAGTGGCTCTCGGGCAAAGTCATCAAAATCGTTTTCACGATGCCGAAAATCAATTTGCAACTCGCCACTTACCTCGACGAAGAGAGGTTTCGAATAAGGTTCCGCGGGAGCAGCGATTGACGTCTCCGATTCAAAAATTCGATAGTGACAGTCAGGATCAAGATCTTTAAATTCCTGCACCGTTGAGTCGGGCCAAGTCACTTTGACTTTTTCAATCGGGGCGCTTGATTCCGACGCAAAGTGCAGCACGGGAGCATCAGCGGAGATATACCCTCGAACGGGCGAAAGAACTTTAGTTTGCTTTAGTCCGCCTTGCCAGAACTCGACTTTCGTGCCGTAGCCGAAGAAATTGTTTCGGCCGCACCGAAAATCGATTAGCGTCCGGCTTCCCGAGTCTGAATCGTTTCGATACACCAAAGCCGGCTCATAGAAGTTGCTCACAATCAGATCGAGATCTCCGTCACCGTCCAGATCGCCGAATGCGGAACCGTGGCTTACGCCAACATGATTCAGTCCGGACGATTCAGATACGGGTTTGAAGCTGAGATCACCTTCGTTGCGAAACGCAAGATTTGGCTCTTCTCTTGCAGGGATCGACAAATATAGTGCGTCCCATTTTTCGGTTGAGCCTTCTTCTTTGAGTGCATCGAACTGGTCGCCAAGATCGCTGTTCATAATATCTCGGGCGTGTCCATTGGAAGCGAACACATCGAGCTTCCCATCGTTGTCCATGTCGACAAGCCGGATCGCCCACGTCCAATCGGTGCTCGACATTCCCATCATTTCGGCGACTTCAAAAAACGGCCCAACACCCGAGTTGATATGGACCGCGTTTTTCATGTACTGGCGCGGCGAACCTCGCTTCAGGAACCACGCTGAATCACTCATCGCACCCATGTCCATTTTTTGCTTGTAGTGACTCGTCCCGGACATGTCAGCCGTAATCAGGTCCACCAAACCGTCGTTGTTTATGTCGCCCATGTCCAAGCCCATGGAAAACCACGGAGTGTGTCGCACTGTTTCTGGAAGCACATCGACAAACGTTCCGTCACCCTGGTTTCTATAAAGGCGATCTGATTTTCGAAAGTCATTGGAGACGTAGATGTCCGGCCAACCATCGTCATCGTAGTCGAACCAGAGAGCCCCGAGTCCCATCGCGTAGTCTTTGAGCCCGGCAGCCTCTGACACTTCCACAAACGTGCCGTCGCCCTGATTCTGATACAGACGATCCAGCTCTCCAGCCTTGATCTGATGCCCATCCACGAGCGCCACATGCTCCAAAAACTCGGGGGCGATGTAGGGCTTTCCGTTTTTCCTCGCGACCATTTTGCGGACGGTACTGGGCGCGTCCTGATAAGTCACAAGATAGAAATCCAGATCGCCATCTCGATCATAGTCAC is part of the Mariniblastus fucicola genome and harbors:
- a CDS encoding VCBS repeat-containing protein, which produces MQTERAVILLFLCIQFVGCDTAETKTKTADSIAESLMVNRNEPADYRSVSNGFTAISNDLAIRRLTVPSEGTNSGIKFTKITHSGINFSNFLDRSKAFQYIETGSGVTIGDYDGDGLQDVYLCGTDIPNRLYRNLGGFKFEDVTFEAGVDGSIQRQDPWSSGASFADIDNDGDLDLYVCNMAAPNLLYINQGDGSFKEQTRIRKADYTGASKIANFGDYDRDGDLDFYLVTYQDAPSTVRKMVARKNGKPYIAPEFLEHVALVDGHQIKAGELDRLYQNQGDGTFVEVSEAAGLKDYAMGLGALWFDYDDDGWPDIYVSNDFRKSDRLYRNQGDGTFVDVLPETVRHTPWFSMGLDMGDINNDGLVDLITADMSGTSHYKQKMDMGAMSDSAWFLKRGSPRQYMKNAVHINSGVGPFFEVAEMMGMSSTDWTWAIRLVDMDNDGKLDVFASNGHARDIMNSDLGDQFDALKEEGSTEKWDALYLSIPAREEPNLAFRNEGDLSFKPVSESSGLNHVGVSHGSAFGDLDGDGDLDLIVSNFYEPALVYRNDSDSGSRTLIDFRCGRNNFFGYGTKVEFWQGGLKQTKVLSPVRGYISADAPVLHFASESSAPIEKVKVTWPDSTVQEFKDLDPDCHYRIFESETSIAAPAEPYSKPLFVEVSGELQIDFRHRENDFDDFAREPLLPFQPSRLGSAVAWADVNDDGFADLFCTGAAGQSGQLYMNVGGTNFVKADGPWSVDDQFEDMAVLFFDADSDGDPDLLVTSGGNEHSPGSAEYQDRLYRNLGEGKFERDLDALPRLSDSTRAVTAGDFDNDGDLDLFLGSYAIPGQYPVATASHLLRNDDGKFVETTSQMGDAFSSPRLVTHASCTDIDGDGWMDLVLALEWGAVTVFRNEEGKGFSDQTSELGLSDFKGWWNHILATDFDGDGDVDLIAANQGLNTKYHADSKHPHRIYFADFDENGTLDLVESKFEGDVELPVRGRSCSTHCMPFLEDKFKTYHDFAIASLADIYEPSISQQPFVEVNSLESAIFINDEGRFIRQSLPRLAQISPANGTVVADFDGDGVDDMAIANNFFASQVETGFMDGGLGWILRGESKEAGIQFSCMWPQSSGVVVEGPATCVAAADFDNDGDVDLAFAVNDGKVRIFENRTVD
- a CDS encoding homoserine dehydrogenase; the protein is MSETSQMEKTGVAIVGMGTVGAGVARLLLDHGDRTARHAGRTLWLTHAVVRDLEKARDVELPEGVLTDDLQRVIDDPEVSVVVQLIGGIEPAKSIMLQLLESGKDVVTANKALLAQHGPELFDRARELGRSIAFEASVAGGIPIIANISQCLSANQIESLQGILNGTCNFIVSKMDAEGADYSVTVAEAQQLGYAEADPTMDVDGTDAAQKLAILAHLAFGARVDWSQIPRRGIDGLQAVDFKYAKHLGYRIKLIALARLTESGLALDVSPMLVKIGQPLAEVRANYNAVGVVGDAVGPVFFQGQGAGQMPTASAVVADLIDTAVGRTSITFETLELWAKGHERVGLADVGSLVSRYYLRFNVQDVPSVLSKISGALGRNGISIASVYQHDVDLSKEGIVPVVIVTKNTSQSAVDTALEELKSVDAIDAVAETFKILD
- a CDS encoding ABC transporter ATP-binding protein yields the protein MSLIAHNLGIAFDGTWIFRNVSLTVESGNRVALVGPSGSGKSLLLKSLAMLQSVDEGYVEWQREKISGSRVPGFRGEVMYVPQRSADSDGTVEDFLSTPFSFAAHADKTFDRSVALKQIQQLGRGDKFLAKSQRELSGGERQIAAIVRALILAPSLLLLDEPTSAMDGETAAAAEALIDAWCDGEPSRSTVWVTHDRQQAQRVSERVVEMNQLESTT
- a CDS encoding cofactor-independent phosphoglycerate mutase, whose translation is MKYVIIIPDGCADEPQESLGGKTPLESANTPAMDSLARDGIVGLANHTPKHLPAGSSVANMSLLGYSPLENYTGRAPLEAAAQGIELGEDDWCIRCNLVNVEDQTMKSFTAGHISSDEAKTLLQTAQENVTDSRLEFIPGVSYRNLLMFRPTAGNPAPFSQETRATPPHDLTDKSVAEDFPRGPGSDLLVELMQQSHDWFEGHEVNQKRAADSKPTASNVWLWGLGQKPNLAPFEQIHGVKGAMITAVDLLRGLAALVGWDRIEVPGATGYTDTDYAAKGKYAIDALSNYDLVCVHVEAPDESSHEGDLEKKVKSLEEIDGKIVGPILEHLKASGEEFRLLVTPDHPTYLSTKTHTHGDVPFTIAGNGVEPDAAENYCEKTCAASGLSMPNGWDLMPFFIKGN
- the leuB gene encoding 3-isopropylmalate dehydrogenase, encoding MSKRIIAVLPGDGIGEEVTAEAVRVIEKLNAATDAGFECVHVPVGGTAYDLHGTPLPEDTLSTARDANAILLGAVGGPKWESAPRELRPERALLGLRSELSLFSNLRPAILYPELADASTLKPEVVSGLDIMIVRELTGGIYFGGPRGIETVDGQRRGFNTMEYTESEIKRIAHSAFRAAMQRDKRLCSVDKANVLEVSELWREVVTKISSEYPQVELSHMYVDNACMQLVRAPKQFDVILTTNMFGDILSDAASMLTGSIGMLPSASLNADGKGMYEPVHGSAPDIAGQGIANPLATILSVAMMLRYTFTENAMADKIEAAVQRVLANGLRTADLAREGETPVTTSEMGQAVLDELV
- a CDS encoding DUF1559 family PulG-like putative transporter — protein: MTSLQKRRGFTLVELLVVIAIIGILIGMLLPAVQQVREAARRTQCLNNVRQLGLACLNFESAHMKFPTSGSTLDSRWTDNFGDNPAYSIETATFSFQILPFIEQNNLHALRSEYGWGGAIPGLSTRVEDTPVPAFICPSRGARIWGTNEGATWACLDYSSVGRTYPGWHPSDRTPVAPDWAWANANGQAQFAWDADESSNQYWAGIIAKGGKLNDGNLARHAKIGFGAITDGSTNVILLMEKSIDATKYSGVHSPAWQIIGEAYGQFTQQNHSNNRYCQPLKGDGDLRAEPSYGATTINEQGNGGPHPGTTTAVLGDGSAHSFNTDMSWSVLWDLSLRADGAVVNHDDF
- a CDS encoding GntR family transcriptional regulator, which codes for MTAKKTKHQQILEYVRQAILGGTYQAGDRLPTDGQLMRQFSTSRPTVARAMRDLEMEGYLERRAGSGSFVRVPAQTKPSLIGILTPEVGEHELFQPICSEIALQCQKHNLSLLWADSAGNGDGAIDHERNAYDLCQRYISLGVAGVFFTPVEFSEKMLVANREIAEQLDANGISVVLLDRDIERLPKRSRFDLVGIDNFRAGCTQADHMLNLGCKRIGYVSREVSAPTIDLRIAGFRHAMSMRGIDAKNTLEFCGDLEDSAFINSIVEQSPEAIICANDTTAMMLMRSLLQLGIKIPDDIRMIGIDDVKIASMAMVPLTSIHQPCRAIGSAAVNTMVRRIENRKMCAHDIHVDVELVVRDSCGAAKSG